TTGCACATGTTTCTTGATGGTAAAGTAGCCAAATAAGTGCTGAACAAAAGCTAATTTCACCAGCCCAGTATAAAAGTCGGACGATGCAAGTCCACTCTAGTATCTCAAAGTTATTGATACAGAATAAATCTCTATCTATCTAAACTTTACGAAATAGTagtaagaaaaatacaaattagaacaaaacaatttcaaatagtagcaaattttggaaaataaccaattaaaatacataatccGCACGAAAAAAACTTGGTAAActtaacaattaaaataataaataaataaatgttacaTGAGTTATGTGTATTAACCTTTTGTGTTATGATTAAAAAATTTCTCACACAATCtttgtaaataaaaactaaaaattaattgaGAAATTTATCATATTGGATAGGATAAAATCAAGATTAAGCTAAAGTCatcttaaaagaaaaatcataaaatGAAACTATCCAACTTTTTAAGTCAAGTGAAGAATATTGTCTTTGAGTTTTCATTTGTGAATGCTGTACCTTCTGTAGACATTCTCCAGCCTATATATACGTTTATATCCGTTTTATTACTCCttcattatcttcatatatttatttaaagttGAACGAAAAGTAAATTATACAAAGAATTTGGAAACGATGCACACCAAATTCTAGTCATGGTGCGAGTCAAATAAGTTTCCCAAAAGTGTGACATTGACGTATTCATTAGGAGCGTGAGCAGGTATTCCCGGAATTAACAATCCGAGAACCCTATAACACTTCAAGAACCATCCTTCTCTGTATTCTTCACCTTTCCAATAAGGTATGATGAAACTCCTAATCATCTCCCACACTGAATTCATAATCTTCGGTATGGCCCATAAGATATTGAAGTAGTTTTTGTTAGGCTCCTCTTCTTCTATCTGAACACATTATTACACAATAGCAATGAAGACAGATCAGTAGGGGAAACAACTAAATGAAAATCCATGcgaaaacaaaacagaaaggatatattaaataaaattataaaatataaatcatctaGTTCTCCGTCCACTCCTATTTCCGAGATATCAAGTCATGTCCCGACCAGAAGTACATTCTCATCTGAGAAAGAACTTTAGGAACATGTGCGAAACAAGACACAACAAAAACTGTATCCATCTCAAATCATATGGGTGactaaatttaagaaaataaaagaacattggatggtttataaattataaattacctTTCCTCTATAGAAACTGTCATAGTAACGGCATGCCCCAAAGTGTTTGAACATAAGTGTCTTGTCGTCAAAAGGTAACCGAGGAACCATGTCGTTGCAATAAACGTATCTTTCGTAATTGACCTCATACTTCTTCAGCGAATCTTTCATGAACTTTCCAAACTCCTCGTCTCCTACACGTGGCTGGCCAAATGTGTAAACTCCTTCGAGCTTGTCTAGCATTTGCTCTTCCTCATGCATCATCAACACTCCCGTAAACAGGACTGCTAGGGCTCCACCTAGGCTATGTCCGGTCAGAATAAATTTGGATTTCGGATTTTGATTGAGAATCTCTATTAAGTGACTCTTAATAGTATAGTATGCATATTGAGTTGTTTCTTTTTGGGTTTGATCAACGTTCACTTCTTTAGGCCATCCTCCTTCTTTTTGAAGTCCTAAAGCTTTCATGAATCCTCCATGGATCTTTCCCACATTCTTAATTTCGTACCTATACTTAGAGAGCGGTTAGCATAACCCGATTAATTAATATCCAACCTAAAGAAAACTAATCAATGAAGActttaatcaaa
The nucleotide sequence above comes from Brassica napus cultivar Da-Ae chromosome A9, Da-Ae, whole genome shotgun sequence. Encoded proteins:
- the LOC106448796 gene encoding triacylglycerol lipase OBL1-like, whose product is MCTTENYFVLDPRGATFSDLIRLLFSSDLRNRRFIHSSEDRLEDNDPCKFRRRWIIFVSIVIQKLMILLRKPLYFFGFSLGFWFNLLYINGGFFMILPNLFKGKIIWPEETSSTFASLNGNLDGRVELDGRIERGSKRYKAMLSIMASKLSYENINFVSSVLHNHWKMDLLGFYSCWNGYQEQRSTEVLVIKDASTDPNLIVVSFRGTDPFDAYDWCTDLDLSWYEIKNVGKIHGGFMKALGLQKEGGWPKEVNVDQTQKETTQYAYYTIKSHLIEILNQNPKSKFILTGHSLGGALAVLFTGVLMMHEEEQMLDKLEGVYTFGQPRVGDEEFGKFMKDSLKKYEVNYERYVYCNDMVPRLPFDDKTLMFKHFGACRYYDSFYRGKIEEEEPNKNYFNILWAIPKIMNSVWEMIRSFIIPYWKGEEYREGWFLKCYRVLGLLIPGIPAHAPNEYVNVTLLGNLFDSHHD